The Vigna radiata var. radiata cultivar VC1973A chromosome 6, Vradiata_ver6, whole genome shotgun sequence DNA segment CAGAAGAAATGAAAACTTTGAATCGAAAACAGAGTCCTCGTCTCTTATCACTGATTGAGCAGTGATCGAGTTGCGAATTGCGATTATTCGCATCACCACCGGTTCGCTAGCGTTGGTCGGAGATGGATACGTTACCGACGACGAAGCGCGGCGGCGGAGGGAGATCGAAGCCCGTTCCGACCTCCAAATCCTCTCTCGTCATGGCCTTCTTCTCTTGCGTAGCCTGGCTTTACGTCGCTGGCAGGTACGTACGCTCTCAAGCGGTTCAGTCTTTTTTTCGAATCGTTTCTCCGAATCGCTTTTGGATCCATGGAATTAATCTTGTTGCATAGTTACGCATTGATTTGTGATTCGCAACGCGATTATGCTCTTCGGTTTGAACGTAACGGTTTTGCTctatgtttttggtttttttttttttttttttttattgtttttataagcTAAAGATTTTACGGATATGGATTAAATAAGCACAGCTGTGAGTGATAGTTGTTTTTGGAATTGTTAGGTTATGGCAAGACGCAGAGAACCGAAATGTACTTGCCGGTCTTTTAAAGAAGAATTCAGCTCaggtttattttttctttgaatatttctctgatgttattattgttttatattataataattcatttcTAGTCTACAAACTTATTTTATTGTctcgttttttctttttttgtggtTACTAGAGGCCTAAGTTTCTTACAGTGGAAGATAAATTAATGGTGCTAGGATGCAGGTAAGCTGttcttcctatttttatttttatttttttaattttagcttTGTTCTTTCAATGATGTGTTGTTTGGGTGATATTGGTGTGGATGGATCATGGAACCGGAATTAATGTGTGTGTTGCTTTACAGGGATCTGGAGAGGAGGATTGTGGAAGCTGAGATGGAATTGACATTGGCTAAGAGCCAAGGGTATCTCAAGGGGCAGGGCCAGAAAAGTGCCTCTTCTGATCGTAGGCTTCTTGCTGTTATTGGTGTGTATACTGGATTTGGAAGTCGGTTGAAGAGAAATGTCTTCAGGGGGTCTTGGATGCCCAGaggtttgttttttcttttggtcATAGAAAATTCTCTATTACGCGCTTGAGTCGTTTCAAcgatgttttttttcttttttttttttaattactatgaAGGAAGTGTAAGATAGTGCTAATTAGGAGGAGGGTAGGGTAAGGTAGAGTCTTTGTAGGAACTGATCATGGCTCAGAGGGATTTGGTGCCAGTTGACATAAGGctctgtgctcttttgcttTGTCTTCACTGCGATCAAGTTCATTGGTTGTGATGCAAACGGAGTTTGGTGGtttgtttttgtaaaagatAGTGATCTTGATATTTGGTTGAGgaagcacttttttttttcatttgaatttgacaGTGATTTTGACACGCCCAGTTTGGATTTGGGTTTGATTTggacttttctttcttttattctattttatttagcTAGTTTGTTCTTTCAAAGTTTTTTTGAAGATTGGTTTCGATCTATACATTGATGGTTTATTGctattttcatgattttataatttctacTTTTCTACCTTTGAGCTCCAaggattaattttattattttctgtagaaaaatgttaaaactaTGGTTCATCATATACTTAGTGTTAAAAGccttgataattttattttttttcatatttaggGTACATCTGTTGTGTTTGTAAGTTTTAACcattaacattttcataatctttttGGTTTGGTAAGTTACATAACAAATTTGATATATTGCATACATTTTGAGTTACTAGAATGTAAACAGTTGATTAGGTTACCTTCTGGTTCACTTCAATATTACTTAGTCAATTAACATCTTATCTTCACTTTTCTGACAGGTGATGCCTTGAAAAAACTTGAAGAAAGAGGAGTGGTCATTCGATTTGTTATTGGTCGGAGGTTTCTCCACTTACTTATCCTCTGTACACATGATTTCCTTTTAAGCTACAATTGTTTTTGATCTTCTTTATTTCCCTAATCTAGTACTCCATGATTAAATTATTCAGGGTTCAACATGagttaatactttttaattgaCAGTGCTAATCGTGGTGATAGCTTAGATCGCAATATTGATGCGGAAAATCGCTCAACAAAGGATTTCCTGATTCTAGTAAGCAAGATAGTTGTTTTATTGTAATTTGAAgaagtttaatattttaccttGGATAATGTCAGTGAACAAGAAGTActtaattatcttaaatttgatTGATTATAAATACCTTATTTGAGACCATTGTGCTTCgctattcttttttatctaaaatatattgatatcaaTGCTCATTTGAATATGCTTCCTTTTAATCGAACCTTGATAAACAAGCTAAGTGTATATCTTGACCATTTGTCTTTATTACATCAGGAAGGTCATGAGGAAGCTCAAGAAGAGTTGCCTAAGAAAGTAAAAACTTTCTTTAGCACTGCAGTTCAGAACTGGGATGCTGATTTTTATGTGAAAGTTGATGACAGCATTGATATTGATCTGGGTAATGATTGCATATCTATATTCTTATTTAGGAGATTTTTTGGAAAACCTACGTTTTCCTAGATGTTAAACTGAGACATTCTTAACTCTGTTCACTGGCCTAGCAGAGGGTTTAATTGAACTTCTTGATCATCGCCGTGGCCAGGATGGGGCATATATTGGATGCATGAAATCAGGAGAAGTGATATCAGAAGAGTACTTTCTTTATCTGAGTTTGTTGTGATAATATATCTGTCTATGATAATTGATTTGTGGATATATTGGACTGTTTTATGTGGTATAGATGGTTCAAATCATGCTAAAAGTTGTTTGACACTGTCCATGTTTTTAAATAGAACTTTTTAAAGCTTCTTCCTTTTTATCTATCTTATGTTGACTATTGTAGAAGTGTGTTTATCTGCAAATTAGAGTTAGCTATCAGATGTGGATGCCTTTTTTCGTTTATGTTAATTTCTGATAGCTTAGTTGgctttgaattttttatctatCTAATTTGCCTACTCGCAAATAATATTTGTTGCTTGTTATTTTCTTGTGCATCcaaattgaatattattattttaaataaattgtcaGATATTGAATCTTGTGGTTGAGTTTTTGTATTCAACTAACAAGCATCTTATTTTGAGCATTTTTCAGCGGAAAGCCATGGTATGAACCTGATTGGTGGAAATTTGGTGATGAAAAATCGTGAGTAATatataccttttttttatactagAATTATCTTCAGTTTCGTTGTCTTGAAAATTGaaaccattttattatttttttctcgtTGTATCCTTGAATGAACAAGTGTGTGATCTTCACAATATACAACAGTATAACATCAATGCTTGCAAACATTGGGGGAACATGTATTTGACTTAGGcatattaaacatgtttttatatctGCCAAATGTTGGATTGTTGAAACAGACGACTTGTGATGATTAATTAGATAAACTATTTCAAACACATTGCTAAATAATGAAAACTGTGATCTGCAATTGATGATTGCCCGTTATATATTAAAGCATTGATTTGTGGAATCCTGTGGTCTTTGCTTTACTTGTTTCTTACAAACATGTCATTAGTAGTGATGTGACAAACTGGATGTAAGCCATCTAGAATCTAATGGATTGTTATAAANTCTTGTT contains these protein-coding regions:
- the LOC106765191 gene encoding hydroxyproline O-galactosyltransferase HPGT2; translation: MDTLPTTKRGGGGRSKPVPTSKSSLVMAFFSCVAWLYVAGRLWQDAENRNVLAGLLKKNSAQRPKFLTVEDKLMVLGCRDLERRIVEAEMELTLAKSQGYLKGQGQKSASSDRRLLAVIGVYTGFGSRLKRNVFRGSWMPRGDALKKLEERGVVIRFVIGRSANRGDSLDRNIDAENRSTKDFLILEGHEEAQEELPKKVKTFFSTAVQNWDADFYVKVDDSIDIDLEGLIELLDHRRGQDGAYIGCMKSGEVISEDGKPWYEPDWWKFGDEKSYFRHAAGSLVIISKNLAQYININSASLKTYAFDDTSLGSWMMGIQATYIDDSRLCCSSIRQDKVCSLA